Proteins encoded by one window of Geobacter sp. DSM 9736:
- a CDS encoding cell division protein ZapA: MNSHRIRVLGRELLVKSEAPPEKVREVEAFVNDKISEVAASVKGGDPQIVAVLALLNIAEAYLDLFSKYEVSKRQEEKLSDLLQRIDDVVEKG; this comes from the coding sequence TTGAATTCGCACCGTATCAGAGTATTGGGCAGGGAATTGCTCGTAAAGAGCGAGGCGCCTCCCGAGAAGGTACGGGAGGTCGAAGCCTTTGTTAATGACAAGATTTCCGAAGTTGCCGCTTCGGTGAAGGGGGGAGACCCCCAGATTGTGGCCGTACTGGCCTTGCTTAATATAGCTGAAGCATATTTAGATTTGTTTTCGAAGTACGAAGTAAGTAAGCGGCAGGAAGAGAAGTTGTCTGATCTGCTGCAGCGAATTGACGATGTGGTAGAAAAAGGCTGA
- a CDS encoding 5-formyltetrahydrofolate cyclo-ligase produces the protein MPKTDIRRRMLAQRAAFPLSAIKDASRRIQRTFITCDLFIQARSIALYAPIRNEVETGEVLAAALKMGKTVLFPSVAPEGLLFRTVETVHHLCPGAYGISEPTAERGIVDPEAADIIVVPGVAFDRSGRRIGYGKGYFDRALHRLEGSGRLVGFCFDFQLVDEIAGEPHDVQMDMIITERQIVVLPRKSDL, from the coding sequence ATGCCTAAAACAGACATTCGAAGACGCATGCTTGCTCAACGGGCAGCTTTTCCTCTCTCCGCGATCAAAGATGCGAGCAGGAGGATCCAGCGCACCTTCATTACCTGTGACCTGTTTATACAGGCGCGGAGCATCGCGTTGTATGCTCCAATCAGGAATGAAGTCGAGACGGGCGAGGTGTTGGCTGCCGCACTGAAGATGGGAAAAACGGTACTGTTTCCTTCCGTGGCACCCGAGGGCCTGCTCTTTCGAACAGTAGAAACGGTTCATCATCTTTGTCCCGGGGCCTATGGCATCAGCGAACCGACAGCCGAAAGGGGTATAGTTGACCCCGAAGCGGCAGATATAATTGTTGTTCCTGGGGTTGCATTTGACAGAAGTGGACGTCGGATAGGCTACGGGAAGGGGTATTTCGACCGGGCGCTGCACAGGTTAGAAGGGAGTGGTCGCCTCGTAGGCTTTTGTTTTGATTTCCAACTCGTAGACGAGATTGCCGGGGAACCACACGATGTGCAGATGGACATGATTATCACTGAGCGGCAGATTGTTGTTTTGCCTCGAAAGTCAGATTTGTAA
- the smc gene encoding chromosome segregation protein SMC, whose product MKIKRIEILGFKSFVDRVVLDFPHGITAVVGPNGCGKSNIVDAIRWVMGEQSAKNLRGRSMEDVIFGGSETRKPLGMAEVSLVFSTEDGRVPAKYLNYSEIQVTRRLYRDGDSEYFLNKTSCRLLDIHELFMDTGVGAKAYSVIEQGRIGMILLSKPEERRFLIEEAAGVTKFKARKQVAIKKIEVTKQNLVRIGDIVSEIRRQMNSLHRQAKKAEKFRTYREELKEIELQFAAIAYASLNSTYEDAAREAASLAGRVAALGAELEKGELDFEGLRLSLTEEEKKLNSAQEEIYRAKSTCQSCESRIDFQRKELLNIERQRDKLREELASLEKQLVDTGEELASLQQKKGVLGTDAAGEDLVLQEKERELDDLSLTEKELTERLEEKRREVFSLLSSIAQFNNQKGALLKRIEGIAERHARNRREEAALREKLADTSGRTAQFEGQLKDEREAKAVLASEIDLLRQREEELKRQLEKQDRELVAKRDELSRKSSRLHSLQELDAQLAGYGKGVRTLLLSDHYKSRFAGVLADVIETGSEYEAALEAVLGERLQYVMGGDEGAALEAIEYLKKAEGGRCCFVVPGASTLEPVPTSGQSIPLLQLITVKEGFRSQVEPLVADVHLCDDIKAGVELSRHYPRCTFVTREGDMAFGGCIYGGSSETVQQGLIHKKREIKELSQEMTLLTRAVQELETGKQESRSALSTAEDGLRSKRQNLHQTEIAILNHEKDLQRVRDEGQRIEERLSVQAVEDKQLSEEKNLLEKELADSEHRKCVTEGMKGSLEASLEELQKAISLQKGKIEQVREEVTGIKVRAAALREKREANLRAIKRSEEHAHDLQRRITNRGKELENVELERQQLASAAAAGEEELTSLLQRQLAAEQSLATVREAYEKSSEQVREEEGRLRQLREALGVVRREEGERNLQATELSMKISHLRDSVMEKYRLEVDALRQRFNEFNDNDDWSEEAQRHRQSELQKLVDELGEVNLTAIEEYRELETRYNFLVEQKVDLEDSLTGLQKAIQRINRTTRKRFLETFEQVNQKFQEVFPRLFCGGRAELRLTDEEDLLETGIDIIVQPPGKKLQNVALLSGGEKALTAVALIFSIFLIKPSPFCLLDEVDAPLDDANIGRFNEMVKEMTEFSQFIMITHSKTTMMVADTLYGITMEEPGVSKLVSVRLGM is encoded by the coding sequence ATGAAGATCAAACGCATCGAAATACTGGGATTCAAATCCTTCGTCGACAGGGTCGTGCTCGACTTCCCACATGGCATTACTGCCGTAGTCGGTCCCAACGGCTGCGGCAAGTCGAATATCGTAGACGCCATCCGCTGGGTTATGGGGGAGCAGTCGGCGAAGAACCTTCGTGGGCGAAGCATGGAAGATGTCATCTTCGGAGGCAGCGAGACACGCAAGCCGCTGGGGATGGCTGAGGTCTCACTGGTTTTCTCCACCGAAGATGGCCGTGTTCCCGCTAAATACCTCAACTACAGTGAGATACAGGTGACCCGGCGCTTGTATCGGGACGGAGATAGCGAGTACTTCCTCAACAAAACATCCTGTCGTCTTCTCGACATACATGAGCTTTTCATGGATACCGGTGTAGGGGCTAAGGCATACTCCGTGATTGAGCAGGGGAGGATCGGCATGATTCTCCTCTCAAAGCCTGAGGAGCGGAGATTCCTTATCGAAGAAGCGGCTGGAGTTACCAAATTCAAGGCCAGAAAACAGGTCGCCATAAAAAAAATAGAGGTGACAAAGCAGAACCTGGTGAGGATCGGGGATATAGTTTCCGAGATCCGTCGTCAGATGAACTCGCTCCATCGTCAGGCAAAGAAGGCTGAGAAGTTTCGTACTTATCGTGAAGAACTGAAGGAGATTGAGCTTCAATTTGCAGCTATAGCGTATGCTTCGCTTAACAGCACCTACGAGGATGCCGCCAGGGAGGCTGCTTCTCTGGCCGGGCGTGTGGCCGCTCTCGGCGCAGAGCTGGAAAAGGGGGAACTTGATTTTGAGGGGCTCAGACTCTCCCTGACAGAGGAGGAGAAGAAGCTCAATTCGGCCCAGGAAGAGATATACAGGGCCAAGAGCACTTGCCAGAGCTGTGAAAGCCGTATCGATTTCCAACGGAAGGAGCTTCTCAATATCGAGCGCCAGCGGGATAAGCTCAGGGAGGAACTCGCTTCGCTGGAAAAGCAGCTTGTGGATACTGGAGAAGAGTTGGCGTCTCTTCAGCAGAAGAAGGGGGTTCTTGGAACGGACGCCGCAGGCGAGGACCTTGTTCTGCAGGAGAAGGAGCGGGAGTTGGATGACCTGTCCCTTACGGAAAAAGAGCTGACGGAGCGACTGGAGGAAAAGCGACGGGAGGTATTCTCGCTTCTTTCCAGCATAGCTCAGTTTAATAACCAAAAGGGAGCACTCCTCAAGAGAATAGAGGGAATCGCGGAGCGTCACGCGCGAAATCGACGGGAGGAAGCGGCGCTGCGCGAGAAGCTCGCGGATACTTCAGGTCGTACTGCACAGTTTGAAGGGCAGTTGAAAGATGAGAGGGAGGCCAAGGCCGTGCTGGCTTCCGAGATCGATCTTCTCAGGCAACGTGAGGAGGAGCTGAAACGGCAACTGGAGAAGCAGGATCGTGAGCTAGTGGCAAAAAGGGACGAGCTGAGCCGTAAGAGCAGCCGTCTTCATTCTCTCCAGGAACTCGATGCCCAGCTAGCAGGTTATGGCAAGGGGGTCCGCACGTTGTTGCTTTCGGACCACTACAAGAGTCGTTTTGCGGGAGTCCTGGCGGATGTAATAGAAACTGGATCCGAATATGAAGCAGCTCTGGAAGCGGTTCTGGGTGAAAGACTCCAGTACGTTATGGGAGGCGATGAGGGAGCAGCCCTCGAAGCCATTGAATACCTCAAGAAAGCCGAGGGAGGGCGTTGTTGTTTTGTAGTTCCGGGTGCTTCCACCCTTGAACCTGTTCCGACGAGTGGTCAGTCGATACCGCTCCTGCAGTTGATAACGGTCAAAGAGGGCTTCCGTTCGCAGGTAGAGCCGCTGGTGGCGGACGTTCATCTTTGCGATGACATTAAGGCAGGCGTCGAACTCTCTCGTCACTATCCCCGCTGTACTTTCGTTACCCGTGAAGGTGATATGGCCTTTGGTGGTTGTATATACGGAGGGTCATCTGAGACGGTGCAGCAGGGGCTTATCCATAAGAAGCGGGAGATCAAGGAGCTGTCGCAGGAGATGACGCTCCTGACGCGCGCAGTTCAGGAGCTCGAAACGGGGAAGCAGGAATCACGGAGCGCGCTTTCGACGGCTGAGGATGGCCTGCGAAGCAAGCGCCAGAATCTTCATCAGACCGAGATAGCCATTCTGAATCACGAGAAGGATCTGCAGCGGGTTCGTGACGAGGGGCAGCGAATAGAGGAGCGGCTGTCGGTCCAGGCTGTTGAGGATAAGCAGCTTTCGGAAGAAAAGAACCTTCTCGAAAAGGAGCTGGCAGACTCAGAGCATAGGAAGTGTGTGACGGAAGGGATGAAGGGGAGTCTTGAAGCATCCTTGGAGGAGCTGCAAAAAGCGATTTCCCTGCAGAAGGGGAAGATCGAACAGGTCCGGGAGGAAGTAACAGGGATTAAAGTACGAGCCGCGGCGCTGCGGGAGAAACGCGAGGCGAACCTCCGTGCCATAAAACGTTCTGAAGAGCATGCCCACGATCTGCAGAGACGGATAACCAATCGTGGCAAAGAGCTGGAGAATGTAGAGCTGGAACGACAGCAGCTTGCTTCCGCAGCGGCAGCAGGGGAAGAAGAGCTGACGTCTCTGCTTCAGCGACAGCTGGCCGCTGAGCAGTCGCTGGCGACAGTAAGAGAGGCATATGAGAAATCTTCAGAGCAGGTACGCGAAGAGGAAGGGCGACTGAGGCAGCTCCGTGAGGCCTTAGGGGTAGTGCGCAGGGAGGAAGGGGAGCGTAACCTTCAGGCGACAGAGCTTTCGATGAAGATTTCACATCTCCGTGATTCGGTGATGGAAAAATATCGTCTGGAAGTGGATGCATTGCGGCAGCGATTTAACGAGTTTAACGACAATGACGATTGGAGTGAGGAGGCGCAACGACATCGTCAGTCTGAGCTGCAGAAGCTGGTCGATGAGTTGGGTGAGGTCAATCTCACTGCTATAGAGGAATATCGGGAACTGGAGACCCGCTATAACTTTCTAGTGGAGCAGAAGGTCGATCTGGAGGATTCTCTGACGGGTCTTCAGAAGGCGATTCAGCGGATCAATCGCACTACCCGTAAACGATTTCTCGAGACGTTCGAGCAGGTCAACCAGAAGTTCCAGGAGGTCTTCCCCCGCCTTTTTTGCGGTGGTAGGGCCGAACTAAGGCTTACCGACGAGGAGGACTTGCTTGAAACAGGCATCGATATCATTGTGCAGCCACCAGGAAAAAAGCTGCAGAACGTCGCCCTTCTGTCCGGTGGTGAAAAAGCCCTGACCGCAGTTGCACTCATCTTTTCTATTTTTCTCATAAAGCCTTCACCTTTCTGTTTGCTTGACGAGGTCGATGCGCCGCTTGATGACGCCAACATTGGGCGATTCAATGAGATGGTTAAAGAAATGACCGAATTTTCGCAATTCATCATGATCACTCACAGCAAGACCACGATGATGGTTGCCGACACATTGTACGGAATTACAATGGAAGAGCCGGGGGTTTCCAAATTGGTATCGGTGCGGCTCGGAATGTAA
- a CDS encoding TIGR00282 family metallophosphoesterase has protein sequence MPVKVFFIGDIIGKPGRLAVSRELDRLVDRYLLDLVIANGENSAGGFGITAEVALELHRAGVHLLTSGNHVWDKKESLDFVKDVPYLLRPANYPEGTPGVGSTVVTTAGGTKVAVLNLEGRVFMNNLDCPFRTADREINRLREITPVVIVDFHAEATSEKAALGWYLDGRASAVIGTHTHVQTADERILPHGTAYLTDAGMTGSFDSVIGMRKEEAIEKFLTQLPKRFEVAKKDVRLNGVYLEIDDVSGKALAIERINIGSV, from the coding sequence ATGCCCGTTAAGGTATTTTTCATCGGAGACATTATCGGTAAGCCCGGTAGGCTTGCGGTATCACGCGAGTTGGACAGGTTGGTCGACCGGTATCTTCTCGACCTGGTAATCGCGAACGGGGAGAACTCTGCCGGTGGTTTCGGTATTACTGCAGAAGTTGCACTGGAGCTGCATCGAGCTGGAGTTCACCTCCTGACATCCGGAAACCATGTCTGGGACAAGAAGGAGTCACTTGATTTCGTAAAAGATGTTCCCTATCTTCTCCGTCCAGCAAATTACCCTGAGGGGACCCCAGGTGTGGGGAGTACTGTGGTGACTACAGCAGGGGGGACCAAGGTTGCCGTACTGAACTTGGAGGGACGGGTATTCATGAATAATCTGGACTGCCCCTTCCGAACGGCTGACAGAGAGATCAATCGACTTCGCGAAATCACTCCTGTTGTTATAGTCGACTTTCATGCCGAAGCCACATCAGAGAAAGCGGCTCTTGGTTGGTATCTTGATGGCCGAGCCAGTGCCGTAATCGGCACGCATACGCATGTACAGACGGCTGACGAGCGTATTCTTCCACATGGAACAGCATATCTGACGGATGCAGGAATGACAGGGTCTTTTGATTCGGTTATTGGCATGCGTAAGGAAGAGGCTATAGAGAAGTTTCTGACTCAACTGCCGAAGCGGTTTGAGGTCGCTAAGAAAGATGTAAGGCTGAATGGGGTATACCTGGAGATTGACGATGTTAGTGGAAAAGCCTTGGCGATTGAGCGTATAAACATTGGAAGTGTTTGA
- the rny gene encoding ribonuclease Y → MKIEIAIILIVAAAAVGFFIGNLLRKKFSDSMVSKAEEMASKSLEDAKRQAETIIKEASLQAKDAIYQAKAEFERETKDKRRDLQALEKRLQQKEENLDKKIIAFDQRETEFLKREQGLVNREQGLVQKEEKLNHIIEEERKKLEELSGLSSAEAKRILMEAMESEAKLDAAKRVKAIEEEARETADKKSKEIISLAIQRYAGEYVAERTVSVVALPSDEMKGRIIGREGRNIRALEAATGIDLIIDDTPEAVILSGFNPVRREVAKIALERLIADGRIHPGRIEEVVAKAEEEVELAMKEAGEQAAFDLGVHGIHPEILKLIGRLRYRTSYSQNVYQHSLEVAFLCGIMAAELGINVKQAKRAGLLHDLGKAVDHEIEGSHAVIGADLARKYGESPKIVHSIMAHHEDEKPSSVLAVLVQAADALSGARPGARREMMETYVKRLEDLERIANSFGGVTNSFAIQAGREIRVMVSSDAVTDDGAVVLAKDVAKKIEAEMTYPGQIKVNVIRETRAIEYAR, encoded by the coding sequence TTGAAAATAGAAATAGCGATAATACTTATTGTAGCAGCTGCAGCTGTTGGTTTTTTCATCGGGAATCTGCTGAGGAAGAAGTTCTCCGATTCCATGGTTTCAAAAGCGGAGGAAATGGCATCAAAGTCCTTGGAGGATGCAAAACGCCAGGCTGAAACAATTATCAAAGAAGCGTCTTTGCAAGCCAAAGATGCAATCTACCAGGCGAAGGCAGAATTTGAAAGAGAGACGAAGGACAAGAGGCGCGACCTGCAGGCACTGGAAAAGCGGCTTCAGCAGAAAGAAGAAAATCTTGACAAGAAGATCATTGCATTCGATCAGCGGGAGACGGAATTTCTTAAGCGGGAGCAGGGTCTTGTCAATCGGGAGCAGGGGCTGGTGCAGAAAGAGGAAAAACTTAACCATATAATTGAAGAAGAGCGGAAAAAACTAGAGGAACTTTCGGGTCTTTCCTCTGCAGAAGCGAAACGAATACTGATGGAGGCTATGGAAAGCGAAGCAAAGCTGGATGCAGCCAAACGTGTGAAAGCCATTGAAGAAGAAGCCCGTGAAACAGCTGACAAGAAGTCGAAGGAAATTATCTCTCTTGCGATACAGCGGTACGCAGGGGAGTATGTCGCAGAACGAACCGTTTCGGTAGTCGCTCTGCCCTCAGACGAAATGAAGGGACGCATAATCGGGCGGGAAGGGCGCAACATAAGGGCGCTAGAAGCAGCAACCGGTATTGATCTTATAATCGATGATACGCCGGAAGCCGTTATTTTGTCCGGGTTCAATCCGGTTCGAAGGGAGGTTGCCAAAATAGCTCTTGAACGCCTTATAGCCGACGGACGCATTCATCCGGGAAGGATTGAGGAAGTTGTGGCAAAGGCTGAGGAGGAAGTAGAGCTTGCGATGAAAGAGGCTGGTGAGCAGGCAGCCTTTGACCTGGGGGTTCATGGGATTCACCCGGAAATCCTCAAGCTTATTGGCCGGTTGCGCTATCGCACGTCCTATAGCCAAAATGTCTACCAGCATTCATTGGAAGTAGCCTTCCTCTGCGGCATAATGGCTGCAGAGCTGGGGATAAATGTAAAACAAGCCAAGCGGGCAGGCCTCCTGCACGATCTCGGCAAGGCTGTGGACCACGAGATAGAAGGATCTCATGCGGTGATAGGTGCGGATTTAGCACGCAAATACGGTGAATCTCCGAAAATAGTTCATTCCATAATGGCTCACCATGAAGATGAAAAGCCGTCGTCGGTCCTAGCCGTTCTCGTCCAGGCAGCGGATGCGTTGTCCGGGGCACGTCCTGGGGCGCGTCGCGAAATGATGGAAACGTACGTGAAGCGGCTTGAGGATCTGGAGCGTATTGCCAATTCTTTCGGTGGCGTTACTAATTCTTTTGCAATACAGGCCGGACGGGAAATCCGGGTGATGGTTTCGAGCGACGCTGTTACAGATGATGGGGCCGTAGTGCTTGCAAAGGATGTGGCAAAGAAAATAGAAGCGGAGATGACGTATCCCGGCCAGATCAAGGTCAACGTAATAAGGGAGACGCGGGCAATCGAGTATGCCCGTTAA
- a CDS encoding cell division protein ZapB, producing the protein MNDQVLDLLEKRIDTLIERYHTLQRENHSLREENQRLQAERHGFRSRIDAILTKLEEIQPS; encoded by the coding sequence ATGAATGATCAGGTTTTGGACCTGTTGGAAAAGAGGATCGATACGCTGATAGAGCGATACCACACTCTACAGCGGGAGAACCATTCACTGCGGGAAGAAAATCAGCGGTTACAGGCGGAGCGTCATGGATTCCGCTCCCGCATTGATGCCATACTCACCAAGCTGGAGGAGATACAACCTTCTTGA
- the ftsY gene encoding signal recognition particle-docking protein FtsY, with protein sequence MSEDRKEEKKGFFRGWIDRFTGGEQHLQPEEPAPEQPESPVVPADTPSEPPGETYSFFERLKRGLSKTHESLVGRIDTLVLGKKQIDADTLEDLEEILITADIGVPTAVELIRTIEQRLKRNELRDGDALKAALKEEIVARLARQPAPLVIGSSPFVIMVIGVNGVGKTTTIGKLASKFKAEGRKVLLAAADTFRAAAAEQLEVWGNRIDVDVIRHQEGADPSAVVFDACKAAMARRSDVLIVDTAGRMHTKVNLMEEMKKIRRVMSREIPGAPHETLLVLDGGTGQNAISQARLFKESAGVTGIALTKLDGTAKGGIVVAIGNEFNIPVRYIGIGERVDDLREFDPGQFVEALFQ encoded by the coding sequence ATGTCTGAAGATAGGAAAGAAGAGAAGAAGGGATTCTTCCGGGGGTGGATAGACAGGTTTACCGGGGGGGAACAACATCTTCAGCCTGAAGAACCTGCGCCCGAACAGCCGGAGTCGCCTGTTGTTCCAGCCGATACTCCCAGCGAACCTCCCGGGGAAACTTACTCTTTTTTTGAGAGATTGAAGCGGGGGTTGAGCAAGACCCATGAGAGTCTTGTGGGTCGTATAGATACGCTTGTTCTCGGCAAGAAGCAGATAGATGCCGATACTCTCGAAGATCTTGAAGAGATATTGATAACTGCCGACATTGGAGTCCCAACGGCAGTGGAACTGATCCGTACCATTGAGCAGCGCCTTAAGCGGAATGAGTTGCGCGACGGTGATGCCCTTAAAGCTGCCCTTAAGGAGGAGATCGTTGCGCGGCTTGCGCGGCAGCCAGCACCGCTCGTAATAGGAAGTTCTCCATTCGTCATCATGGTTATCGGTGTCAATGGCGTAGGCAAAACTACGACCATCGGCAAGCTGGCCAGTAAGTTCAAAGCTGAGGGGAGAAAAGTGCTTCTCGCAGCGGCCGATACCTTTCGTGCCGCTGCAGCCGAGCAACTGGAGGTATGGGGAAACAGGATCGATGTGGATGTGATCAGGCATCAGGAGGGTGCCGATCCTTCGGCTGTCGTGTTCGATGCCTGCAAAGCGGCAATGGCTCGTAGATCGGATGTACTGATCGTTGATACAGCAGGAAGAATGCATACTAAGGTCAATCTGATGGAAGAGATGAAGAAGATCCGTCGGGTAATGAGTAGAGAAATTCCCGGTGCGCCTCATGAGACACTCCTGGTCCTTGACGGAGGAACCGGACAGAACGCGATCTCACAGGCTCGCCTGTTCAAGGAGTCGGCCGGTGTCACTGGAATTGCGCTTACGAAGCTGGATGGAACGGCAAAAGGGGGAATAGTGGTCGCAATCGGTAACGAGTTCAACATCCCCGTGCGCTACATCGGAATAGGAGAACGGGTTGATGACCTGCGCGAGTTCGACCCAGGACAGTTTGTTGAAGCTCTTTTTCAATAA